One window of Quercus robur chromosome 5, dhQueRobu3.1, whole genome shotgun sequence genomic DNA carries:
- the LOC126724808 gene encoding disease resistance protein SUMM2-like, which produces MEILGSILELGKIILAPIIEYYNHYRGADEHLKNLKRKRDDLECKKSDIELEMRGELVPGKKPKREVKSLLQKVETINEEIQKIEQEAIRGKYLSRMHFERVACGKILEVTELIDQSCGFGDGLVIGPPVRNGDELPTRVLVGESTAKRTLEKIWEHLLDEDFRIVGVYGMGGIENELSKFKDETTRAGKLYAELKKRKRYVLILDDMWKAFPLEIVGIPEPTSANGCKLVLTTRDVNACNGMNCVNVKMELLSIKESWDLFLKTVGCDVSNIPKDVVEGVVKECAHLPLAIITVAGSLKNVVDISEWRNTLNELKTPVKGLEHVDVVFQKLQLSYKRLNDKKLQRCLLFCALYPEDYEIYRDNLIVHLID; this is translated from the exons ATGGAGATTTTAGGCTCAATTCTTGAGCTTGGGAAAATAATATTGGCTCCGATTATTGAATATTATAATCATTACAGAGGTGCTGATGAACATTTGAAAAATCTAAAGAGAAAACGAGATGATTTAGAATGCAAAAAGTCGGACATAGAATTAGAAATGAGGGGAGAACTTGTTCCAGGAAAGAAACCAAAAAGAGAAGTTAAATCTTTGCTCCAAAAGGTAGAAACGATTAATGAGGAGATACAAAAGATTGAGCAAGAGGCTATCAGAGGGAAGTATCTCTCACGTATGCACTTTGAAAGAGTTGCTTGCGGGAAGATACTAGAGGTGACAGAATTAATTGATCAAAGTTGTGGTTTCGGTGATGGTTTGGTAATTGGTCCACCTGTAAGGAATGGAGACGAATTGCCAACAAGAGTATTAGTGGGAGAGAGTACAGCCAAAAGAACATTGGAAAAGATTTGGGAACACTTGTTAGATGAAGATTTTAGAATAGTTGGTGTTTATGGTATGGGAGGAATTG AGAATGAACTCTCTAAGTTCAAGGATGAAACAACGAGGGCAGGGAAGTTGTATGCAGAattgaaaaaaaggaagaggtaTGTGCTAATCCTAGATGATATGTGGAAAGCATTTCCTTTGGAAATTGTAGGGATCCCAGAGCCTACTTCAGCAAATGGTTGCAAATTGGTATTGACGACTCGAGATGTTAATGCTTGTAATGGAATGAATTGTGTAAATGTTAAAATGGAGCTTCTTTCAATAAAAGAGTCCTGggatttgtttttgaaaacagtgGGCTGTGATGTTTCGAATATTCCAAAAGATGTTGTGGAAGGAGTTGTCAAAGAATGTGCCCATTTGCCTCTTGCAATCATCACTGTAGCAGGAAGTTTGAAAAATGTAGTCGATATTTCAGAGTGGAGGAACACATTGAATGAGTTGAAGACACCAGTGAAGGGTCTCGAACATGTAGATGTAGTATTTCAGAAGCTTCAACTTAGTTATAAACGCTTAAACGATAAGAAACTCCAACGTTGTCTCTTGTTTTGTGCACTATACCCTGAAGACTACGAGATTTATAGAGACAATTTGATAGTGCATTTGATTGATTAG